TGCTGATGACATATCATTTACTATGACAATTTGCTGTCTATTATTTAGATATGATCTGAACCATTCATTTCCAATTCCCCTAATACCGTAGTGTTCTACTTTCATTAACAATATTTTATGATTCACtgtatcaaaggccttactaaaatcaagaaaaactcCACTTGAATATTCTCGCCCTCAAttaaattttggattttatcCACTATAGATAACATAGCATGGTCACTGTTATGTTTGGTTCTAAATCCAAACTGCTTGTCAAATAAAATTTCAtggttttccaaaaaaattaattaatctaTTATATATAAGCTTTTCTAGCAATTTTTGAAAGATTGAAAGTAATGAGATCGGACGATATTTATACAATTATactaatttcatttttttatagagagtgtaggagagaagcCCTGGCAATGCACACCACaaataatcatacttttaactgaataaatgttttgaaagaaaatttgccctgagcatATGCATATAAGTATAACAAGATTTGCAGATGTGAGGGGACAATAAAAACATACAAAGGAAAAACTaataaaagctaattttagcACGAGTTGAGTCCGATTGCACAGTGAGAGTAGGTCTTGACTCACGAATAAAAACATCTCATAGACGAGGCAGTCAAAAATTTTTGTGCACTTCATTAAGACAATAAAATTCTTTGTAAGATCTTTTGGAGCCAAAGAATGTTTGTCGCGATGATGAAGAAGAGTTTTCGTGTTCTTCGAGACGTTGGCGCAGATGGCGGCGCGGCGTGTGAaaccaacataacctgcatcgcacaggtcacattcaaatttgtaaacaaagCACTGTTGGTCCACAATCGGCGGCTTAGCTAGCTAAGCTGACAAATACGGGCCGAACGGTAGTGTGGATCTTCTTTCTTAAATCTTTACGTTGCGCACGCACAGTATCAAGCTATATCAGCTGAGGCCTGATCTTTAACGGTAGGACAACACGCCTCCGCTTCGGTCCCTCGGTTAAAGCATGCTTCTTGGTACATGTCAGATCACTACAGTTGTGTACAATACCTCTTGTTTGTGTTGACTTTGACGAAAAAGAGAACTTGTTTGGGATATCCTTCCGGGTTTTTCTTTGCTTCGGATTGTTTCTTCGACTACAGCAGGCTCTGGGTCACTAGTGCATGGTTTTACCCACAATAGTGTTCCCTGGGGTCGGACCGATCGCTGACAGTAGGTGAGGAAACAGGTTGATGCGATGCTTCGGCGGCAACAAACCGTGAAATGGTAGAGTTGACAAGTTTGTCAAGATATTTTAGTCAAGAAAACGATAATTTCAGTCGATCATATTCTGCAGAGAAATAGCGCCAATTGGATGAAAGTCGAAATGCACGATCAAGCATAGTTTTTAACAACCCACGTTTGTATCGGTTATCTACATGGCTCTTGTAGTGTAGCAGGAGGCTAGTATTTGTGGATTTAACGTACACCTTATTAGTGTCAACATgtgtatttttgttgagcagctGGGTGCCTAAAAGGAAGCATGCAATTACTCTCCGTCTCCATGGTGAACTTAATAGAGGAATGGCACTGGTTTTAAATCTCGAGGAAATTGTCTGCAGACGCTTTGTCTGGCATAATGATCAGTGTGTCATCCACAAATCTCAGGTAGTATGTAGGCATCTTGCCTTCACGCTCCAAGGCTTCTTCAATGCTACACATAAAGACGTTGGCTAATAAAGGGCCAAGGGGGAAGCCCATAACAACTCCGTCGGTCAGTTCATATAACTGGCCGTTGAACGTGAAACGTTTGTCCTTTGTTGCCGTTCTAAGAAGATCGGCGAGGTCCAGCTTATTGAGATTAAGATGGTACATTTCATTAAACCAATTATTTATTAACATGGCCTTGTTGGCGAGTAGATGTATGGTCTCCTCCAGGGGTACATCGGTGAACAAAGATGAAACATCATAGGAAATCAGAATATCTCCGTTGTTAATCGCCAATTCGTGGACCTCATTCAGGAACTTGAAGGTGTCGCTTATCATATACTGGTTTATGGCAAGAAGTTTTAGTTTGTCATCTAGCCATTTGGCAAGGGCGTAATTGTAGGTCTGTGTAGCTGACAGAATAGGTCGCATAGCTAACTCGTTCTTGTGTGTTTTAGGCAAACCATAAAGGTGAGCCAGCCTGGGACCTGACGGACGGACAGACTACAATTGCAGTGGGTAGAATTCGACGAAAACGTGATTCCAACTCCGTCTCCTTTTGTAGCAGGGTGTGATAGTATTTAGGTGGTCTACCTCTACACTTCGGTCTATCTGGTTCAACCATCCTAAATTTGGTGACATCGTTTATGGATGGGCCAGCAAGTAACCGCAGGTATTCATCCTTGTCCAAGATCACGACGCCGAATCCTTTGTCAGGTTTTGTTACAACTATGTCATCTCGCCTCTTCAACTGATGAATGCATGGCTTTTAGGAGTGTTTGTGGAGGCTTATA
Above is a window of Montipora capricornis isolate CH-2021 chromosome 6, ASM3666992v2, whole genome shotgun sequence DNA encoding:
- the LOC138054215 gene encoding uncharacterized protein is translated as MRPILSATQTYNYALAKWLDDKLKLLAINQYMISDTFKFLNEVHELAINNGDILISYDVSSLFTDVPLEETIHLLANKAMLINNWFNEMYHLNLNKLDLADLLRTATKDKRFTFNGQLYELTDGVVMGFPLGPLLANVFMCSIEEALEREGKMPTYYLRFVDDTLIIMPDKASADNFLEI